The Candidatus Omnitrophota bacterium genome includes a region encoding these proteins:
- a CDS encoding beta-phosphoglucomutase family hydrolase, with translation MVKRDVKFKGVISDLDGVLVNTVPTHFKAWKRMFSEHGRKFTFKDYKEKVDGIPRMDGARAVLYNLSPDELLKAADRKQKYYLDYIDKEGVTVYKTSVALLKDLKAHGIKIAVISASKNCGFILKKTGINKIINTKVDGNDIKKGKPDPEVFLKALGKLKLKKYECAVFEDAYLGVEAAKRAGIFTVGIDRYNNPKRLKRADVIVRDLREMKYGKLKECLEG, from the coding sequence ATGGTAAAGAGAGACGTGAAGTTTAAAGGCGTAATATCGGACTTAGACGGTGTTTTGGTAAACACCGTGCCTACGCATTTTAAGGCGTGGAAGAGGATGTTTTCCGAACACGGCCGGAAGTTCACGTTCAAGGACTATAAGGAGAAAGTGGACGGCATCCCGCGCATGGACGGGGCAAGGGCGGTATTGTATAACCTTTCTCCCGATGAGCTTTTAAAGGCCGCAGATAGGAAGCAAAAATATTATCTGGATTATATAGATAAAGAAGGTGTCACAGTATATAAGACAAGCGTAGCGCTCTTAAAAGACCTGAAAGCGCATGGCATAAAAATAGCGGTGATCTCTGCCAGCAAAAATTGCGGCTTTATATTGAAAAAGACCGGCATAAATAAAATTATAAACACAAAAGTGGATGGAAATGATATAAAAAAGGGCAAGCCCGACCCCGAGGTATTTTTAAAGGCGCTCGGAAAACTGAAGTTGAAAAAGTACGAATGCGCCGTCTTTGAGGATGCGTATCTGGGCGTAGAGGCGGCAAAAAGGGCGGGTATTTTTACTGTGGGTATCGACCGTTATAATAACCCCAAAAGATTAAAAAGGGCCGACGTAATAGTGAGGGACCTGCGGGAGATGAAATACGGAAAACTGAAGGAGTGTTTGGAAGGATGA
- a CDS encoding mechanosensitive ion channel yields the protein MDTRIKNSISGNLVIQLLKRSLLPIFIIVIVGTLYFFHLFKFKAALSVDANRLISKALLIFSVLVITLWVQRISSAFFAWYSAHIAPKTKSNLDDEFMPLLRKLSNICIWIIGLLVILTNLNINIGALIATLGVGSLAIALAAQDTIANVIAGFLIMLDRPFRINDEIKLPSGEKAKVLDIGIRRSRFLSLEDNAIIIVPNLDLSKSKIINFTYGKERREV from the coding sequence TTGGACACTCGCATAAAAAACAGTATTTCAGGCAATCTTGTCATCCAGCTTTTAAAGAGGAGCCTGTTGCCGATATTTATAATCGTTATAGTGGGCACTTTGTATTTTTTCCATTTATTCAAGTTTAAGGCCGCTCTCAGTGTCGATGCAAACAGGCTTATTTCAAAGGCTCTCCTAATATTTTCCGTCTTAGTTATAACTTTGTGGGTTCAGAGGATATCGTCGGCGTTTTTTGCCTGGTATTCCGCGCACATCGCTCCAAAGACCAAAAGCAATCTGGACGATGAATTCATGCCTTTGCTAAGAAAGCTCAGCAATATCTGCATATGGATAATAGGCCTGCTTGTTATATTGACTAATCTTAACATCAATATCGGAGCGCTTATAGCGACATTGGGCGTGGGCTCTTTAGCGATTGCGCTGGCGGCGCAAGATACTATCGCGAATGTCATTGCGGGATTTCTTATCATGCTTGATCGGCCTTTTCGCATAAATGACGAGATTAAACTGCCCTCCGGGGAAAAGGCAAAAGTCCTGGACATAGGAATCAGAAGATCCAGGTTCCTGAGCCTCGAAGATAACGCTATAATCATAGTACCCAATTTAGACCTGAGCAAATCAAAAATAATTAATTTTACTTATGGTAAAGAGAGACGTGAAGTTTAA